AACTAGAGTGGCCCCATTGTTTCAATTTTCCAAAAGCTCTTTACATGAACAATGAAGAATATGTGATGGGCCACTTACCGAGGGAATTCTTTGACTGCTGCAATTTTAAGTTATAGGAACTTTCTATCTCCTCCTTGTTATTAATAGAAATTAGTAAAAAGTTTTTGTCTAGCACTTGGTTTTAGTAAAAGTAAGTTTCCTTTTTGGTCTTGATCTCCAAGTTGGCTATAATTTTTTCCCTTATGCTTTATTCTTTATTTATCATTGGTTCTGTTTTGGAAAGACACTTGAAAGTTAATTAATACTGGCTGAAATTTACACTTAACATGCTTATTCATTCACTTGAAACTTGGGCTTCTGTTTTGACAATTCCATAGTCTTGATATCTAAGCtggttatgatttttttttcattatgtttttttcttatttatcaTTGTTTCTATTTTGGATTGACTCTTGAAAGTTAAACTAGCTGAACTTCACACTTAACATGCTTATTCATTGACACAGTGATGGAGCAACCTAATCAACACTTGTCTTCGACACCATCTCCAATAGACACCCAAGCAGCTGGACCATCCAATGTAACTCAACCAGCAGGTGCTTCTATTGGTGGAAGTCAACCCACTCAAGGTGCTGAGACTGAGATTGTTATGGCTGATCCTGTTGTGCTTCCCCCACCCCCTGAAGTTCAAGGGGCTAATCCTAAGAAAAAGCGTAAGCCAAATGCTAGCGGTCCGCGTACAACAGCTTCTATATGGAAGCACTTTACCAGATTACCTGAAAATGAAGTTCAAGACCCCACTGCTGCTTGCAACTACTGTGGTAAGAGGTATTTGTGTGATAGCAAGACTCATGGCACCACAAACTTGAACACCCACTTGAAATTTGCACTGGTGGTAGAGTCTTGGACACTTACAGGAGCTCTCTAAAccctgaagttgcagaagcacTGAATTGTACTCAAAACTGGATGAGACAATCTTCCAATCAGCCCAAAGAACTTGATGTTGTTGATGTATTTGACCAATCTGGAAAAGTTATAACAGGTAGAAGTTTCTTTTAATAACTGTgattttatttatctgttttctTTCCTAATGGAtgtgttttctttccttgtTCTGTAGAATTTCGACGCTTGATAATTTCTGGAAGGGCTAGAAGATCTGCTGCTGGTGCTGGATCTTCTCAGTCACAACCAATGTCTATTGGCTGAAGTTCAATGGTTTGCAATATTTTATGAATAAGTTTTCTTATTGCTGCCTGctacaatttattttttaaattgactaatttttcaactaaatGTTTATTTTATGGCTAATTTTCAGTTGATAAAGACTTTTTTGGAGTCATTGTGTGCAATGACTCATATTTTGGTAAGTCAAGCTATTTCTTAGAAttattgtttctttctttttagttTGGACAAATATCCTAATTTTTTTGTGATCTTCATTGTTGACAGCTAGTATGTTGATAGCTTCTTGCAGTTGTTGAATTGTGTTGCAATGTGGATATATTTTGGCTGAGTTTGGGGCATTCTTTGGACTTATTTTGGCTTTCTCAAGATGGGCATGCTACTACTCTGTTCTGGTTGTCTTTGGTAAttttattgatattgatttttacTCTATGTTTGGTGTTAGCTAGATTTGACTGAATTTGTGTTTTGATCAATTCATTTCTATTGCAGCCAAAATGTCGTGTTGATCACCATTGAAGGAATATTAATTGGAGCTCTACTATTGAAAAGTATGTGTATTTATGtatttgttattgtttgtgCTTCCGATTTTATTATTATCTTCTTGTGAATATAACTGAGTTGTGCTTCAATCCCTCCCTTTGTAGAATTGTTGGCTAATGGAGAGTGCTCCTAAAAGATTACCAGGGAATACAATTACTGGTTATTCCCTTGAAGCTCCTATGCTAGTAGTGTACATGGATGAGGTAATATTAGTAActctttgattttatttttattttattttgtgctGCTTTACATTTCCAGCAAAGGAAAATGTTTAACTCTTGTAATTTAAATGCTAGATGTCACTTGAGGGCTGGAAGAGTTTGATAGAGTGCCCCAAGATTCATGCAAGTTTGATGGTGAAGATTGAAGAATGGTGAATGACTGCTTAAGAAGCAAAGCTTTAATGACATATGCATACTTTTCTACTTAGTTATTTAGGCTATGATTGGTCTGTAACTATAACATACTTATCTACTTTTTAGCAATTTAAGCTATGACTATGGGTCTGTAACTTGATTCACGCATAACCATTGATGTTGTGCTTATGCTTCCTATGCctaatttttaattaagtttacCTATGAATACTTTTTAATTAAGTTCAAAAATTTATTAGTTTGATCTCTAGTGACTCTAGTTTGGAATGTGCTCTATGAAATATTAATTTGGTGCAGGTTTTTATCAATGAGCCAGACTCATTGTTAGCAAAAATATGATTTTAGTCATGGGCTAAGGCCTTAGTTTACCAAAATTAGTACAgcccaagaaaaaattaattttggagttttattaatttttttgcaaGTCTGTTTTACTAAAAAACCTTGATTTTTTTACCAGgtccaaaaaaaaacatagccCATTATCTGGGCCCAACCCGACCAAACCCACCCGAAACTAGGTTGGACCCAACTTTACCCGAACCGACCAACCCGAAAGTAGCAGCGGTCGGTAGCGGGCCTAATAAATTATTGTTCGGTTTTTTTCGGGTGGGCTGAAATTGGCCCGAACCCGACCGAACCCGCCCGAAGCTCACCATTGGTAACTCAATTTTTTCTAATTGAAAATCTGATGAAGAAGGTTTCGTGGGTAAAATTTACACCACTTATTAGTTCTACAAATACTATTAATATTTGATATTTGATGTGATATGAGCTTAGCTGCACTATAAAAAAGGTAAGCTTAAAACTTTTATTGAATTTCATTTCTCTTATAAGCGGTGTATGAGCTGTAACATACACTTATTGGAATCACATATACCAGTGTGTtttactcgtgcgttgcacgacgatTTAATATATTGTGTAGATATATTTGTATAATAGATGTATAACAGAGACTAGGTTCAAGAATATATGTGAATAGACCAacttaaaaatgtgaaatagaaAACGTTGTTTAGCCCACCAATGTCATATTAAGGTAAACTAATTACAGACAGGAAGGTCATTGTCGCTCTGAattgattaataattttttgatcAGCACAAAGTTTTTTGACACGGTATGATTTCTCAAACTTAGAATGGAAACTATTTGCGACTTCAATCTTGAATAAAAAGGTTCTGTCAATCAAATTTAGAATTTCCGTGGAAATTGTTAAAGGATCAGAACCCTGCAATagtggaaaaaaatattaaaaacttgTTAATAATATACACATAAATTCTAAATTGAATCATACGCTACCAAAAATATACGTACAGTAGTTTCAAGCAGATCTGCACAGGATTTGCCTAGAAGCGCAGTAGCCTCCTGATAAAAAATGACAAAGGTAGCAGTATCTATTGAATCCATCACACGAAGTTGTAGTCTAACTTGTGAGCCGGAGAAGTGACGATTACATGACTCACAGAAATACATTCTGTCAGCAAGATATACCTTCTTGCTACATTTGCACGCAGGGTAACACCAATCCATACCATCTGCAATATACTTAACAGTACCAAGAACAACACAATAGGACTTctgaaaaattaaattcaaagaTAAAAACGTGTAATATATGTTGTAACTAAATATggaatataaattattattgaaTTGTAAACTCAAGAGTATACCTCAACAAGATCTTTGAGTTGCTCAATGGTTTTTCCATCACTATGTTTTAAGAAATCATCTTCAGGGGTAGATTTTTTTGTCGAGTCCTGTAGCGGGTTAATCACATGTGCAGCAGTATCATTTGATTCCAAGAATCTGGAAGATAGCCGATTGAACTAATttgatatgaataaaaaaatgaaagagattTAAAAATCAGAATAAAACTCACCGAGCTCGGAAAGGGGCAGCTTCTTGTGTGAGAGGATTAAAAAGAACCCTTGTAGCCCCAAAAACATTTTGGAGACTTGTCTTAcctgtaaaaaaaattaggattaaggaaaaaaaacacCACCAACTATATTTTGATTATTCGACACCAGATCAAACTTTTAAATACCTTTAAAGGGCTTGATCTTTGCACATTTCACAACCACAACAGCATTTGTTGCATCTCCCGATGCAAGATAACCTACGACTTCAACAATATACTTGCCAAAAAAGGCGCATTCAACCCGAACCATATTCAAAAAAATGGGAAAATATAAAATCGATTTCATAATAATAAAGATGGATTAAATGTGAATAAGCATTGAACATTAAGTGTACCCATCTTGGTCAAGTTGAATAGTAATTCTCTTCTGCTTTTCCTCATCCTTCTCATTCTTGCTCTCCAGTTGCACCGGTGAGAATTCCAATCACATCTGCTAAATCAGAAAAATATTAATCCAACTTTTAGAACAGTAATTTAAAACCAAAAATCTTTGAAAAGAGTATATACCTATAAGAAAAGACGTATCAATGTCCTTAAACATTATATCAGAGAGTGGCACAAAATTGTAAGGGCTTAAGTTGATAGCCTTGTTGGGAACCAATCGCACATAAgtatgaatatcaaagttgatcttgaatggatgCGAGGTTGGACGTAAATCACGAccgctttcaccaacaccaaaaAACGAAATCTGATATACACGTCCTTCACTTAGCAAAGATTGAAATCGGTATATAAGAGTCTTTCTAACCGAAGTGTGAATCTTACAACCCTGAAATTCAATAAACAGATAACATAAGGGATTTACCaaccattaaaaaaaataacttaaaaCATGGAGATTATGTGAAAAAGTAatataccttgtcatccataagaatcatgtccatggaaaatggaagcttTGAGCTTCTCGGACTAAGCCATAAACGGTTCACCTTTGCAACAATAGTCCAGTTCTCCTTCGAGGCATCGAGGGTGGCGAGATCGTCAATTGCCATTAGAACAAAGTATATTTCAAAGCTAATAGTTGGTGAAAAATGGAAGGACTGGTGAAGTTGAATAATAACATTAGGTGATTTATATAGTAATCAGTTAGGTGGGGCTCACAATGATGAGAAAAGGTGATGATTCATATTAGAAAACCgaaattatttgaatttgaattgaacAAGATGACTAAATGCAAAATTGATTCCATTCGAACATATGCTCAAATTTGGATAGCAGTAAATAGAATCAACGCAAATTTGACTTTTCCAATTAAATTTGCGGTTTTTATTTAAGAGAATTAAACCAAATAAATAAATGCAAATCAATACTTTTTTGGTTGATTTACGGTTTTTTGAATCCTGTTTGTATTCCATAGTTGTTTGTTTTAAATGCTACCCATTTCAATTTGTCTTTTTCATTCAAAATTgtcgttttattttttataaaaataaatcaaacaaaTAAATGGAATCAATGCTGCTCAATGCCAACGAAGAAATTCATTAATGAGGGGGTCAATTTCAAATTCAATTAAGCATTCAAAAGGTTATTCAAAATGTTTTCaataattgtaacaaaaaaaaaactttcaataATGGGTCTCCATACAAAACTCAAATAAATTTTTTACCATTAATGGGtacactcaattttttttaaaaaaatattaaaaaataataatttgattataaaaataaatatctacataagattttgatttaaataattttaaccattAAGGGTTGAATATTTGATGAAATGATGCTTCTCCTAATTTAATTTGTAACGTTATTTAATTATTACTAATTTTGCTAATCAAGTAGATTGCTTAAAATTTGGAAGGAAAATAGGGAGTTTTAAAACCGATCATAAATTGTagagtttttaaaaaaagacAATCAATCACTGATTAATCAACCAATGCCAACTGAGAAACCAATTAATGAGtgaaggtcaatttcgaatttGAAATAAGCATTATAGTATAAATTTCGAAATGAAAATTGTTTCTCAAAGATGGAAACAATTGAATACAATAGTCATTGAAATTAATGTGTaacgttttttatttattaatatttttcaaattcgAGTTCAGTGCTTAAATTATGGAAGGAAAATAGAGAGTTTTAAATATATGGGCCTCCATACAAAATGCAAATGAAAATGGGCTTGTAATGTTTTGATCCAAATGAATAAGAGTGTGACACTTGTTATTTAAAGAGGGAGGTTGGGTGAGAGTCATTGTTGGAGTGTCAAATCATCTAGGTGGggctcacaaccttcctcttttctaaagtatatagatgaaTGTCAATTGGGATTTTCTGTCCTACATGATGAAGAGAATGCAATTCAGTGATAAATGGATTCATTGGATCCAAAATTGCCTCCAATCCGCTACTGTATCTGTCTTGGTGAATGGAAGCCCATGCGAGGAGTTTAGGATGGGTAAGGGCTTGAGACAGGGAGATCCTCTTGCCCCTTTCTTATTCTTAATTGTGGCAGAAGGATTAAGTGGTTTGTTTCGTAATGCACTATTGTTAGCCAGGTTTGAAGGATTCAAATTCGGAAGGGACAGTGACTTGGAAGTCTCTATGTTACAGTTTGCTGACGATACTATCTTTATTGGTAGGGCGACCGGACAAAATGTAGAAGTATTAAAATGTGTATTGCGATGCTTTGAGATGGCCTCGGGTCTCAAAGTAAATTTCCACAAAAGCAAGCTCACAGGTATAGCGGTGGACAGAGGAAGTTTGAGAAGATATACTGCTGTATTACACTGTAAGTTGATGGAGGTCCCTTTTACATATTTGGGCATGCCTGTTGGTGGAAGACTAAATTCACTTATGATGTGGGAGCcgattattaataaattaagagGTAAATTGTCGgcatggaagcagaagcagatgTCATTTGGTGGGCGAATATGTCTCATCCAAAGTGTGTTGTCTGCAATACctcttttcttcctctccttctTTAAGATTCCTGCAGGGGTGCTTAAAATATGCACAAGTATTATGCGTAATTTTCTGTGGGGTGGTACGGATAATGAGAACAAAATTGCTTGGGTGAAGTGGGAGAAGGTGTGTTTGCCAAAGGAGTATGGAGGGTTGGGGTTAAAGGATTGGCGGCTGTTTAATATGGCATTGCTCGGCAAATGGCAATGGAAATTTCTGAATGAGCCGAATTAATTATGGTGCAAAGTAATAAAAGCAAGGTGTGAGATACAAGGGGGATCCCCATGGTGGAGGGACATTAAATCAGCTTGCTTGATGGATGGTTGGGATTGGTTTGGAGCTGCGATCCAAAAGACAGTAAGGGAAGGCAATGATACACTGTTTTGGATTGAGAAGTGGGTGGGGAATCAACCATTGGAATCTCGGTTCCATAGATTGTTTAATTTATCAAAACAGAAATGGTGTAGTGTGAAGAACATGGGTACATGGAGTAACGGGGAATGGAATTGGGAATTTAAATGGAGAAGGAATTTACAGGGGAGGGAGCGAATGCGGCTGCTGGAACTATTGGAGGAAGTGAGGTCTGTGAGCTTGGTGGAGGCTAGGCCTGACAAGTGGACATGGAGCCTTGAAGGGGCTGGTGTATATTCAGTTAATTCCTCTTATCTGTTTTTGCAGGAAAAAGAATTGGGTGAGCGTGACTCAGTCTTGGCGTCGATCTGGTCTGTACCTGCACCTTCTCATGTTCGTGCTTTCGCTTGGAGAATGGTCCAGAATCGTGTGCCAACAAGGGACAATCTATTTAGAAGACAAGTGCTGGGAACTGAAGATGATCTGTTATGTCCACTGTGCCATCAAACAGGGGAAACAAGTAggcatttatttttttcatgtcCAATCTCTTTAAGCATTTGGTACTTTTGCTACGCCTGGAGAGGTCTTGATGCGGTGCTGCCTTCTACACCAAGTGAGCATTTTCTCCAATTTCCAATGAGTGGAAGGCCTAAGTCACAACAAGTTGGTGAATTGGCTATTTGGCTGGCAGCTACTTGGACTATATGGACTATGCGCAACAGGATTATTTTCCAAGGTGCAACCCTGGAACTTGGGAATATATTGGAGCTAGTTCAAGTGAAGTCGTGACAATGGCTAAAGGCCAAGGTTGAAGGTTTCAGTTACACATGGTATAATTGGAGATCCAATCCAGGGGAGTGCTTAAAGTTGCTATGATAAACACAAATGGTAAATGTGCTGGCCTAGGATCCGTGGGTGCTATGTGCATATGTTTCTCTGGCTTGTGTTACAGCACTATTAGTGGAGAGCATATTTGATGGAGGAATTTTTTGATCAAGGACTTATATGCTGTTTGTATATGCCTCTTGGTGGCTGCTCTAGGCTTATTAagtatgtactctttttccttattaggTGTTTCTCAAGAGGGTTTTcccagtaaggttttaatgaggcatttctTAATTTAGTCATGCTTCCAAGGGGTAGTCAAAGTGGTCATTTgagttgtaattttttattcacCTTTTCTTTTATTGCTTCTTTCTCCCTCcttcttgtattgggttgaagtacctccTGCACTTCATATTAATATATTtctttgcttatcaaaaaaaatgaatgtcaATTAATTAATGATGTCACTTGTATGATATAGCAAGTCTCTAGAGCATTACTAGACACTTGCGCAATCTATTAATGTGAATTGTGATTAATATACCTCTAATATGTACACTCAAGTGTTTTAATTCAAGAAGCTTGCTTCTCGAATTCCTCTATTTTTTCCATTGACAACACTATATTCAACTTACgtcaatgataaaaaaaaattatatatatagatactTTTGAAATATATAGGAGATTGTTGAATCGATATTTAAAAGCTTAAAAGATCAAGTGTCACATTACTTAGTGagaatatattaaataaaataactttATCCCGGTTATTTTGACTTGCTCCAGTCTTATCTCtttttaacttattttactAACCCTCTAACCACACACCTAGCAGAACACATTACGTCTCCACTCTCATATGCTTCCTCTCCTGCCTCCTCTTCTCTTTTTTACTCTTTCTTTTCTCACCGGTGGATGGGTTAGCAATGAGATTATTTTTTATGATCTTATTCTTTGAATAATTATTGGAACAACATGTTAAATCATGTGGTTCGCATCTTATTCTATAATCGATTCAATCCTTTATCTATATAATAGtcttcgttttttttttgtacaagaGGAAACTAATAAACCAGTTATtcctctctattttttttttttgaccgAAATGAAGTATTTCAAAATTTAGAACAAAATTAAAGCAATGTTGGATTGTCCAAGTAAACCAAGATATCGTGGTTTATATATTCTCTACTATTTATATTTCAAGTAGCACCATTTGTACAAGGTTGAATGCAATTCTTTGACTTATTAAAAAAAGGTTGAACGTAATTCTTTgacttattaaaaaaatcttattaCAGGTAGGACAATCTTTTCAAATTCAATTATTAatacttttattatttattcattGTAAATGTGAATTAACTTTTAAACACAATTtaatctaattatttaattttctatattttattgatttaatGAGAACAAACTAAAAGTTCAAAGTTTGCATATGGGATAAAAGAGGAGTGTTGTCAACTTCaatttaagttttttaaaaaaaattatcaacgCACGCTTAAACTTTTTTTATAGGTGGGAACTTATGTGACTCCCACAAATTGGAACTCATAATTTAATGAAATTCATAGAATTAGTAAAGTTGgtgttaattatatttttttaagctGAAATATTTAATCTATATATACTatttaaaataaacttaattttttttaaagggaaAACACTCGTGCATTGCGCATGCATTGCACGGGTTTCGCCAttgtaagattggatactctcaccacaaattgtgtgtgaggtaaacactattattaatattagaaaagtacagaatatgctaaggaatattctgaggcatattacaaaatataacaaataataataa
This is a stretch of genomic DNA from Lotus japonicus ecotype B-129 chromosome 1, LjGifu_v1.2. It encodes these proteins:
- the LOC130748907 gene encoding uncharacterized protein LOC130748907, whose product is MAIDDLATLDASKENWTIVAKVNRLWLSPRSSKLPFSMDMILMDDKGCKIHTSVRKTLIYRFQSLLSEGRVYQISFFGVGESGRDLRPTSHPFKINFDIHTYVRLVPNKAINLSPYNFVPLSDIMFKDIDTSFLIDVIGILTGATGEQE
- the LOC130748928 gene encoding uncharacterized protein LOC130748928, with the translated sequence MDGWDWFGAAIQKTVREGNDTLFWIEKWVGNQPLESRFHRLFNLSKQKWCSVKNMGTWSNGEWNWEFKWRRNLQGRERMRLLELLEEVRSVSLVEARPDKWTWSLEGAGVYSVNSSYLFLQEKELGERDSVLASIWSVPAPSHVRAFAWRMVQNRVPTRDNLFRRQVLGTEDDLLCPLCHQTGETSRHLFFSCPISLSIWYFCYAWRGLDAVLPSTPSEHFLQFPMSGRPKSQQVGELAIWLAATWTIWTMRNRIIFQGATLELGNILELVQVKS
- the LOC130748897 gene encoding uncharacterized protein LOC130748897 — its product is MVRVECAFFGKYIVEVVGYLASGDATNAVVVVKCAKIKPFKGKTSLQNVFGATRVLFNPLTQEAAPFRARFLESNDTAAHVINPLQDSTKKSTPEDDFLKHSDGKTIEQLKDLVEKSYCVVLGTVKYIADGMDWCYPACKCSKKEATALLGKSCADLLETTGSDPLTISTEILNLIDRTFLFKIEVANSFHSKFEKSYRVKKLCADQKIINQFRATMTFLSVISLP